The nucleotide window AGCAGTGATGCATTAAAATCTCACCAGCTGGATACTAGGCTATCGACTCATAGTTTGCATATATTTTACATTGCGTGTATTCCAAGCTGTTTTCATTGTCCATAGTTTGAGATTGATATAGCAGCCTACAAGACTGGTTTCACATTTGAAATGACCGCTCACGAGTCTTGGTGACATCTGAGCTCAGTTCTCCAGCAGGGCAACTCTCTTTCCCTTTCCTGTCACGCTCTTTGCTCGCTTCATTTGGTAGACCACCTTGGCTGCTGCATCTGAGAGACTCTGGAGAAGGGGGAAAAATCATGTGATTATCCATGATATCTAAGcattatttcttatttcttttCTTACATTTTGAAGCCCATATTTTTTGTTAAAGTGTGGGAGATCTTTAGCTCACCGCAGTGGAAGATGTTCGGGATGCTGCTTTGGTGTCAGTTTCTGTTGTGTTCTGTTGAGAGTAAAAGTGTGTCATGCTTTCAGCACAAGGATAAATGCACTGCTAAAGCGGCTATTATTGATATAGTTTAGGTTTTTGAAgaacacatttcaggatttttctccatatagtggacctcaagTGCAAgacatacatttttatatatatatatattttttttttaagaaaatgaccagttGTTTTActagacctttattcctcggctgggatcatgtagagccctttgaagctgcattgaaactggaatttagaccttcaacccactgatcctcattgcagtctactatatggagaaaaaccctgaaatgttttcctcaaaaacttacaTTTCTTTATGATTGAAGAGAagaagtcatgaacatcttggatgacataggggtgagtaaatgatcaggaaatttttattctgtaagtgGACTAATCCTTTAATGGCTCAAATGTAAATGATTAAATACtgtttggaatttttttttttaattatgacattttttaaatgtttttgaaataagccTCACCGAgacggcatttatttgatcaaaatacagtaaaagcagtaatgttTGTAATGTGAAATTCagttgtaattaaaaaaaaatagcgtTCTGTTCAAATGTCCACAAAAACATTTAGCAGCACAGCTATTTTCAACATCGAAAATAATAAGAAACAattttaagcaccaaatcagcatataagaatgatttctgaatgatcatgtgacactaataaCTAGGGATGTATGCATGTCCTCTATTTGGACTTATAAAATGCGTCCTGCTGGGATTCCTAAATCGCCAAAATGTCCGGGATTCGGTTTTCgctttctacagtcgccattcattgtatgcatttttgtattaaagccttgcatGGAATTGTTTTCTTAATCCTGCTTCAACAAACATTCTAATATAGAATATAATTTTAGTGCATCAcagagtatttaaatcgctttggatgcagcCTGTgctggatgtagggttgccaaatccagaTCTTCCATGGAATTGGGCTGATTGCAGTGGGCtgattttctcccgtgggttagaagttttaaatattgcataaattccatttgactAAAGcagcttgtattgaaacattttgcattctacctgtgataaaactgtggtagatactagttttgtgaaggatgtgAAGGCCACTGTGGAAGGAAGCTTTTTTTATGATCAATCTCCATAatggtgactgtaaaatatgtagttttggtatggaaatgacatattttgataccaaaactaaAATACCCAAATACCCCCATCCTCCGTcctcttttttgaaaactaaaatacGGTCACCCcagtttttacaatatatttaaacttcttaatgAAACTTTATTGTGTTGTCCTTGACAAGAAAGTTGTAACAGTgtattgttacttttttttgtgTCAAATAAACTCAACTTATTATGCCTtgggcacagtatctgtcaaacaaactaactaAAAGCACAATATTGCTTAATCCCTTTATAAAGTCTGCtttcgctgcatgtttcaaagagAAGAGCACACTTCGTTCAGgcaatcagctcgtgatccgctgatttccgtgcctcagaacggctctgttcacagtgaatgcaacttttttattgcatgtgctgtgagttttgTGCGTGTTTGGAAGCAcaatggccaccagttatgctttattttcaccgCAGAGGATTAGAGCATTTTCccagatttgtagtgagatgtaTTTtggtaagcctgttttcactggaGCTGGagtttttcattaaaataaaagttgtactGCTATTTCCgttaaaataaatgcttaaaagTTCAGTATAAATTGCTGACAGTGGTTTAAATTTGGTAACGTtaatgcagtccaaattcaaaatatctctttcaagtgtagaaattaggaaagaagtattgtaatgtccctactgtagtgtaaagcaaaaataatatacctatgaaatattcatttattttacagtgcaattgttttacaatatatggctattactgttataggaataacaataatataaattgttgtttttattattatattctaatttgtttggcttcctaaaacaatGTAATTTAGATTAAgacagtatatactttttttctgACTAAGTTTTTTTTACTTAGGAACTTGGGTCTGAGCTTTTAATTTTGAACtgtcaaagtgcattagatagaataatttaacttcaaaatgtaattgtaccccccccccccacaaaaaaaaaaaaaaattaagcaatgactgctgaaaaaaataaaataaataaataattaactaaatttaatatttaatattatttagatGGTTGAGGGTGTATTCAGACCTGGTTGACAGTGGTGAGGTCTTCACAGATCATACTCATGGTACTGATCCAGTTCCCATAGATACTCTCTTCTTTAGGGCTCGGTTTCTGTTGACTGTGAGATAAACATTCAGAGAGATACATTTTATATATGCACATACGATGTAGCAGAGAGCTGTCTGGAGAGGTTTGCCGAACCTGATGTCTCTGAGAAGGTCCTGCTGAGCTCTAAGTTGTCTCTGTGCTTCCTGAACTCGGCCCTCCATGGTCAGCCTTGCACACAGCTGGGCACAGTGAACGCCCAAAACAGACATATTTAAACTGCCTGCCCACAcccaactacacacacacacacacacacacacacacacacacacacacacacacacatacatcaaGACACATAAATGGAGAAGAGAAggttgagatatatatatatatatatatatataattgtcttTATATGTCTACAATTACAATTGCTGTTATTGTATATTTAAAGTTGTTTGCCTGCTGGTGGTGACTCGTTTCTGTTGAGTGATGACTCTTGTCACTCTCTGCAAATCTCGAGTCTTAAAACTCAACTGCAGTTGAAAAGGCACTCTGTCCCGCTGTTGGAAACCTAAAAGCACATTTAAAGAtttgaaaagaaaaggaaaaaaaattggaaaaaaaaatgttttttttttgattgcACTGTATATTTTGTGCTCACTTTCAACTTTTTCTGGTCTGACTGCAAACTGGAAGGTGATCTCAACACCGTCTGTTACGTTGCCAATCTCTCGTACTAACCGATGATTATCCTCCTCGTAGGGGAAGTACCTTTGCCAATCAAAGAAGAAAAATAGAGAAACGTGTGTATAGTGTGCATGTTTCTTTGCatgtacactacaagtcaaatgtttttgaatagtacgatttttaatgtttttgaaaaaagtctcttctgctcactaagcctgcatttatttgatccaaaatacagcaaaagcagtaatattgtgaaatatttttactatttaaagtaactgttttctatttgaatatattttaaaatctaatcaaagctaaattactttaaatcacttgatctttcagaaatcattctaatatgccgttttgctgttcaataaatttttatttaataattattattattattaatatataacacagttgagtaatttttttttcaggattctttgatgaaaagaaaggtccaaagatcagcgtttacctgaaataaaaagcttttgtaacgttatacactataccattcaaaggcttggagtcagtatcatttttgggggtaagaaatacttttatttagcaaggatgctttaaattgatcaaaactgattaTAAAGacgtatataatgttacaaaagatttctattttagataaatgctgttcttctgaactttctatgcatcaaagaaacctgaaaaaaaaaatctactcagctgtttttcaacataataataattggtttttaagcagcaaatcagaatattagaatgatttctgaaggatcatgtgactggagtaatgatgcaaaaaaatcagctttgaaatcacaggaatacattacatttcataatatattcaaatagaaaacagatattttaaatagtaaaaatatttcaaaattttactgttttgctgtgctttgatcaaataaattcaggcttgatgAGACAAAGAGACTTCcttgtaaaacattaaaaattttactgttcaaaaacttttgactggttgtgtatttacatgtgtttgtttgtatgtgtgaatACTTACATGCCATCTGGTGCCAGCAGTGTTGCCATAACGCTAGTTGCTAAAACATTGTCAGCTATAGCGCTCTGAATCTCTGTGGCAACTGTaccaatatttacaatatttatctGGAAAGTGGATGAAAAAAACATAATTAGTTTTTAACATTTAAGATCATGGCTTGTCTCATGTAATGTTGCAGCTCTCCTTTTAAAACATTggggtttgtttgtgtgtttttaaagtaggtcttttatgctcaccaaagctatAGCAAAATAGCTGATGTCTTGCAAATGTATGCCTCAGTTTCCTATTATCATCGTTTCAGAGCAAAAACCTCTTTTTGACATTCAAAAGCAGCTGAAGGGGAAATACTGAACACAAAAACGCTCTTCCTTGCATGTGTGGGTGTCACTGATGATAAGTATCAGTTTCTTTGAAATATGCTTCGAGCATGTTTTAAACCCATTAAAAACAGATTAGGCTTCTACAGAGGGGTTTTACAGACACGGTTCAGTGACAGAAAACTGCTGTAAGCAGAAAATGTAGACTTAAGGGGTCATACAGAAAACGTGAGAATTTCTCACATAGTTTACTAAGAGCTACAAGTGTGTGAGACATAACCAAATGTGAATAGACAACACCCTCAGGAGAAATGAACTGTTGCTGCAGCTCTCATGTACCTCTAGGCTTCTCTAAAACAATCAGTCTTTACCATCTTATCTGATACCAGCAACATGACCCAAACTGCTAAATGATGGTAGACTGTAGATGAGCAGAAGTATAACTCACTCTGCCTCCTGTGTGATCAGCCAACCTCCCAACCTCTGCCAAACGACAGTCTTCTCCTTCAAAGGTCATCACAGACACGATCACACTATAAATAACCACAGCAACAGAAATCTATGACTCAATGACCATAATAACACTTGACATGATTTCACTAGGTACACCGGCCATTGTTGTCCATTAAAACTAACGCAATATTCAGGAAGAGATTTGTGCTTTACAGTCGCTCACCCCTTTTCAGCAGCATAATGGGCTAACTGGTTGTAAAAATAAGGCGAGTGGGAAGGGAAGTGGGAAGATTCTTGATCTAATTGGCCTAGGCCTATGTTGGCCTGCCCATCTGTGCAAATTATaacctgaaaaacaaaaaaatataaataacatataaaatataaataacacaaatgtgatcagatttttcttttatgccaaaaatcattaggatattaagtaaagatctggttccatgaagatatttagtaaatttcctaccttaatttttgattagtaatatgcattgcactactttaaaggcgattttctcaatatttagatttttttgcaccctcaacaatcctaacaaaccatacatcaatggaaggcttatttatttattcagctgtcagataatgtattaatctcaatttcaaaaaaccagacccttatgactgggtttgtaaTCCAggcagggtcacaaatatatacaCGCATATGTATAGCACTAGTATGCATTAGTAGCTAAAGCAGcaaatatttgtataaatatgCAATAGATTTGAAAAGTGTGCTCTTCTGTATGGCTTAACTCAGCGAATATTGGTTTTATCATTTTTTGCGATATTTATCATAACAAAATAAGTATAGTTGTCAGAACATATAATTATGAGTACAGACCTTTGACCCTGTGAACTGAGATGCCATGGCCACAGAGATGAGGGCAGCAGGTCCCAGTGCTGTGGCTCCATGCTCTCTGAGTCTGGGAGAAGAAGAAACCTTAATCAATCACGTTGAGACAGTTATCTGAGACAGACTGACTTAACACTACAGTATATTGCAATTCATGAACAATATAAAAAGCAGAAGTAAAATAATTCTGAAGCAGTTTCATGAAGCATTAGGATTAGCGAAACATTTTGTTATATATACAGTACTgaccaaaagtttttgaacagattttttatgttttttaaagtttcttctgctcaccaagcctgaatttatttgatccaaagtacagcaaaaacagtaacatttttaaatatttttactatttaaaataactgttttctatttgaatatattttaaaatgtacatcattacttgtcttcagtgtcacatgattcttcagaaatcattctaatgtgctgatctgctgctcaagaaacatttattattattgttattattgtcaatatttaaaacagttgagtacatttcttcaggattctttgacaaatagaaagattcaaagatcaacatttatctgaaatcaaacgcttttgtaacatacactataccattcaaaagctttgagttactacactgcaaaaatgcttttcttgcttagatttttttgtcttgtttccagacaaaatatctaaaaatttaaaaaaatctatcttcttaaatcaaggaggattttttagatgagtcaaaattattgtcttgttttcagaaaaaaaaaaaacaattcaaaattaagtgagtttttgcttgaaacaagcaaaataatctgccaatggggtaagaaacaaaatcttatttcaaacagaaaacaagattatttttcttaccccattggcagattattggcagatttgcttgtttcaaggaaaaactcacttaattttgacttgttttttctgaaaacaagacaattatttttactcgtctagaaaatctatctggatttaaaattttttagatattttggctggaaacaagacaaaaaatctaagtaagaaaagcattttttacagtgtataatttaccttttttttggaaaataaattatagaaataatacttttatttagcaaggatgctttaaattgatcaaaagtgatgataaagacatttataatgttacagaagatttctatttcagataaatgctgttcttctgaacgttctgttcatcaaagaaaccagaaaaaaatctgctcagctgttttcatcataataataaaaaatgttttttgagcagcaaatcagaatattagaatgatttctgaaggatcatgtgactggagtaatgatgctaaatattcagcttcgaaatcacaggaataaattacattttaaaatatattcaaacagaaaacagttattttaagtaggtATCATATAACATTTCAACTTGGTTTTCAATATGGTTTTCTATAGAAATAAACATGTCTTTAAAGAAATGGTTTTCCTGTGGTTGGTTCTATACTGTTTACAATGACAATAATGTTAAGCAATATCTTTGTGCCTTGTTAAAAGTGTTCATTGACATTTCGCTTGCGGTTGATGCTAGTAAAAATTTATTACCTTTGATACTGTAGATCATAATGTTCTTATTTGGCATTTAGACCATTTAATCAGTATCAGGGCTACTGCCTTATGATAGTTCAGCTCATATCTTCAAGACAGGTCATTTTCTGTAAAGCTAAGTAAGTTCTCTTCATCTTCTACACCAATTATTAGAGGAGTACCTCAGGGCTCTATTTTGGGCCCgcttctttttaacttttatgtGTGTCTACAGGGGGATATTATTAGGAAAGTCaatgtttcatttcatttatatGCTGAGGATACACAGCTGTACCTGCTGTTGAAAGCTGGTGATTCCGTTCTACCATTATTGGATTGTATCTGAGAGATTAAAAAATGGTTATCAAATCATTTTCCACACCTTAATGAGGACAAATCAGAAATAATTGTTGTTGGGCCCCCACAATTAAGGAACTGGGCAATCATCTACCCTTGTAAATGATTGGTATCATCCAGGACTCAGAATTATGCTTatctaaacaataaataaattctgTTGTTAGGAACAGTTTTTAATTAACTGCAGATTATTTCCAAATGTCAAcagtttttgtctttttaagaCTTGGAGAAGGTTATTCAAGCTTTTATATAGTGAGCTCATTAAACTGTTGATCTTTGTACAACAATTCAGACAGTTTGAAATCAACTGACAGaagcacaaaacacaaaatcaaaaaaataCTGCCTGCTctcacaaacacagacacacaaaatAGAGAAAAGATGACATGACCTTTGACGGATATACATTCAATGACAACTTGTCACTCACTCTTTGATTTTCTGGGTGAGAGGTTGGATAGTCTCTGCAATGCAGTGAGGAGTGCTGTAGTTCTCGCCCTCCTTCTTCAGATAGTCATAGTCCACCAGTGCCCAGTCTCTCAGAGTTAGAGGAACCTTTGTACCATCACCATATACTGTTacctaaaaaaaacaacacacgCCTAAATGTCCATGCTTCTCTAAACCACAATCTATTCATGTGACAGCACAATAAAGCACTATGCTGGTGCTATTCTTTACCTCTTTATGTAGTTCTCTAAAACAGCTTTTCAATTGCTAAGCTTAGTAGTTTCACATGCTTCACAGTTCCTTCACAGTGAATTTAGGTTTCCACAAACTAGAAGCCACAAGCTTGTCAAAACCAAAACAAGAATGGGAAATGCTCAGTCATCACAGCTTGACATGTCTGTGAGTTTTATAGGCCTGTTAAGTTTTGGCTTCAGAAGTAGTTCTTCCTCATGTCTGTGATTCTTGTACAATGATTACACAGTACATTCAGCCTGGTCCTGTGTCGCCAAAACCCACCAGTGTAAACTCTGGCCCACACAGATGCTTTTTCTGACAAAGAATAGCCCACTTAGACAAGAAGAGACCATGTGACTGACATGACTGACAGTTTTGGTGTTGTTTAGCCACTaatcaattaaaaatatattttacaaggTGTTTTTAGCCATTAAATATAATGATCCCCTACATATAATATAAAATCtgctttatattttaatgtatgaaGACACAAATGTTTAAATCCTTTGTaagtatcttttttattttttctaataataaaataatgttatacAGAGAAATATTTTCTATAAATTCTAATTTATAGtgctttccacaaaaaatatatttacaataaaattatgtgtaaaaaaattacaaaattaatttttTCTTCTCACATTTTCCCTAGATCCCAGTTTAAAAATAATAGTGTGGCAGTTTTTGCAAACACTGTGTTTATAGTCTGAATTAGTTATAGATCTGAACTAGTAATAATAAACTACCTAAAAAGTTGATGCATTAATATTGACAGTTTAATAACaccatctacagttgaggtcacaaGTTTACTTATATCTTgcaaaaaatgaattattttactaaaacaaGAGGGATTTTGTTCTTCaataaaatccttcaggtcccacaaattatttggtttttcagcatttttgtgtatttgcaccctttctaacaacgactgtatgattttgagatccatcttttcacaccgaggacaactgagggtctcaCAACTATCACAAAAGGTTTTAATGCTctctaatgcttcagaaggaaatgcaatgcattaagagccggggtgaaaacattttaaatttgatgatcagggtaaattaaacttattttgccttctgggacacatataagtatcttctgtagcttctgaagtgcagcactaaatgaaaaaatgtgatatttatgaatgaaattatgatatttaggcaaaataagataaaatgtacacatccttattCTGTTCACCCccttcagttgtcttcagtgtgaaaagatagatctcaaaaccatacagccattgttgaaaagggttcaaatacacaaaaatgtgggacctgaaggatttttctgaagaacatcggcCAATTtacactcatgaacaactatcactaaacaaaaaaaacacagctgtgtggatcattcaggtaacaacacagtattaagaatcaagtgtatgtaaacttttgaacagggtaatttttataaactcaactattctTTTCTTTTGtctatcttattcaggacagtactaaataaaaaataacatgcattttgtatgatccctcttgttttgatAAAATCATTTAGATTTTGCAAGATTCTGAAAGGTTGATGACTTTTGACCTCATCTGTACTTGTCTGGCTCACTTTTTTTTCCAATAAGTCTCTTTACCTCATTGTTAAATGTCACCAGTGCCACTCTTCGGTGAGGTGAGGTTTTCTGCAGAGTGGATAGCACCATCTGAAGAGCTTCTTGGACTCCCTGAATCCCAAAAAATAGGACTAACTTAATATGTATTGTGCCTGTTTATAtaagcaaaaaatatttttattaaaagtcaAAAGTTACCTCTTACCTGCAGTCGTGAAACATATGTGGGTGATCGTGTACTGTTACCAGGAGAGATCTGAGAGGAAAATACATTTAATGTGAACATCAAGTAAGGTTGTTGACCCATATCGACAACTCTGGAAATCTGTAATAAAAGTTATAGGTACCTCTGAAGTGACGCTCATACTTCCAGAAATGTCCACACAGAGAACAATAAGCATGTCGTCTAGGTTCTCATAATCTGTATCCTCATCGTCGTCCAAGTAAAGTATATCCCTGCCTGGAGGATTGCGCAAAGGAAACCGTCCTCCCTTCAGTGTAGTCTGGGGGTAGACATTCTCCTTCCCACAAAACTCACAATTCCATACCTAGataaaaaaaaggatgggaaacaCTTTAACCAAAAATAATTGTCATATAAACACAAATATCAGATGGGTTTTGCACCTATGTAACTTACTATTGTTTTTTGGTGTGTCGCTGAGCTGCTTGCTGAAGACATGATGGCATTGCATTTCCCACAGCGCACTGGTTTTTGGCTGCTCTGTATAGCAGATGCTAAAGAGACAGTAAGTGAGCTGAACAAATGGAACAttgatgaattaaaaaataaataaaaaagattgtTTAGCAGTTTAGCACACCTTTACTTATGTCCACAAGGCTTCCTACTTTTAGCGACACAACATTTACATTAGCTTTAAGTTGAGTCTCTGCACTGTTCTCCagacctgagagagagagagtgaaggaAAAAAAGATATAAAGGTCAGAGCACAGAGTTTGTTGTGTAATCAAAATCAAATATCATAGTATTTGTAGTGTATTGATTCAGTTTAAGCATATCTGAATATTTCTGTGCATGTTCGTGTTATGAAGGGCATGTGAATGTGTTCTCACCTCTTGGTGGTAATGGTGGTGGGAGAGCACTACACACAGTTTCTCTCCTTTGTATGTTACGGGGCGGTACAGGTGGTGGAGCCGGCGATGGAGCTgtacaatataaaatgtaataaataaataatttcaaaataaataacaaCTTAGTTTCttatatgaatgaaaaaaaaacattcaaaagtttgtgctactgagattttttttaaagaaaagtaaTACTTCtatttaccaaggatgcattAATGAAAAGTGAAATCCCTTTACATTTCTACCTAAGATTTCCAAATGAATGCTGTATACAGTactcaacatttgaagtggatcaaaaaagttattcaaagttgttctaagacaagaacgggtatggttttggttttaggacaactttggttttgattcacttcaaatgttgactactgtttatacattgattataataagaagaaattatctgaacacaaaatcagcatattagaatgatttctagatGACGTGACTATGAAGACTGAggtaatgatgctgtaaattcagatcacagaaaaaaaattactctgaaatagaaaacagtatttaaaattgtaataatattccacaatattactatttttattatatgtgaccctggagcacaaaaccagtcttaagtcgctggggtatatttgtagcaatagccaaaaatacattgcatgggtcaaattttttgatttttcttttatgccaaaaatcattaagaaattaagtaaagttcatgttccatgaagattttttgtaaaattccaactgtaaacatatcaaaatgtaatttttgatttgtaatatgcattgttaagaacctaatttggacaactttaaaggtgattttctcagtctgtttgtttttttgcatcctcagatttctgatttcaaatagatgtatctcggccaaatattatcctatcctaacaaaccatacatcaatagaaagcttatttattgagctttcatatgatgtataaatctcagttttgtcaaatttaaccttatgactggttttgtggtccagggtcacatatatcaaaaagtaaattctgccttGGTAACCATAAGAGACttccatatacactaccagtcaaaagtttttgaacagtaagaagtctcttctgctcaccaagcctgcatttatttgatccaaagtacagcaacaacagtaacattatgaaatgtttttactgtttaaaagaactgctttctatttaaatatattttaaaatgtaatttattcctgtgattttaaagcggaattttagtgtcattactccagtcacatgatccagtCATGACTCcacgcttttgaatggtatagtgtataatgttacaaaagctttttttatttcagataaatgctgatctttggatcgttctatcatcaaagaatcctaaaaaaaaaaatactcaactgttttaaatattgataataataataaatgtttctcgaacagcaaaacagcaatatgctgaatgatttctgaagaatcatgcgacaccgaagactgaagtaatgatgctgaaaattttgttttgaacacaggaataaataacattttaatatatattcaaatagaaaactgttattttaaatatttaaagtttaaGTGTTTTAGctctttagatcaaataaatgtagcctaggcttggtaagcaaaagaCACTGCTTTAAAAACTGAgactactgttaaaaaacttttgactggtactggtaAAGATGCATATTTATAGAGAGGTTGGAAAAAAATAACGTGAACATACAACTTTGTAATAGTCTCCTACAATGTCATCTACCAGAAGATGTGCCAGTTGTTTTACAGATGTTGGAGGAGAGAATCCGCTTCTCACTCTTCTCTTTAAAACTGTCCACAATTGTTTGATAATATTCAAATCAGTTGATTTGTCTGGCCAGAGCAGATGTTAAAATTCTGTTGTTCAGTGGTCGAACTATTGAGGTTTTATGATCTTTTTCGCATTTTAGCGTGTCTGTGATTCAAGTTGAAGCAGTTGCTTTCATGAATGTTGGCTTTGTGATGGTATCTGTGGTCACTTTTTGTGGTAAAGTA belongs to Garra rufa chromosome 3, GarRuf1.0, whole genome shotgun sequence and includes:
- the LOC141331329 gene encoding circularly permutated Ras protein 1, which produces MEFACSHVVCNWRSESLTEDEAKISNQGSASTLPCGLSRAQSVDHPYDNRVTLVQKPAPSPAPPPVPPRNIQRRETVCSALPPPLPPRGLENSAETQLKANVNVVSLKVGSLVDISKASAIQSSQKPVRCGKCNAIMSSASSSATHQKTIVWNCEFCGKENVYPQTTLKGGRFPLRNPPGRDILYLDDDEDTDYENLDDMLIVLCVDISGSMSVTSEISPGNSTRSPTYVSRLQGVQEALQMVLSTLQKTSPHRRVALVTFNNEVTVYGDGTKVPLTLRDWALVDYDYLKKEGENYSTPHCIAETIQPLTQKIKELREHGATALGPAALISVAMASQFTGSKVIICTDGQANIGLGQLDQESSHFPSHSPYFYNQLAHYAAEKGVIVSVMTFEGEDCRLAEVGRLADHTGGRINIVNIGTVATEIQSAIADNVLATSVMATLLAPDGMYFPYEEDNHRLVREIGNVTDGVEITFQFAVRPEKVESFQQRDRVPFQLQLSFKTRDLQRVTRVITQQKRVTTSSWVWAGSLNMSVLGVHCAQLCARLTMEGRVQEAQRQLRAQQDLLRDISQQKPSPKEESIYGNWISTMSMICEDLTTVNQNTTETDTKAASRTSSTASLSDAAAKVVYQMKRAKSVTGKGKRVALLEN